In a genomic window of Buteo buteo chromosome 29, bButBut1.hap1.1, whole genome shotgun sequence:
- the GPHA2 gene encoding glycoprotein hormone alpha-2, producing MAAFLLLLLLLLLPPVLPDRPPPACRLQWVQVGPGASGCRGGAAAAACVGHCESSAFPSPHAIMAASRRPRTSRARCCTIARVHKVWVTLRCPGGSRRRLQTVSAGACRCDMCRLSRY from the exons atggccgccttcctcctcctcctcctcctcctgctgctgcccccggTCCTGCCCGACcgacccccccccgcctgccgcCTCCAGT GGGTGCAGGTGGGGCCGGGGGCCagtgggtgccgggggggggcggcggcggccgcctgCGTGGGGCACTGCGAGTCCAgcgccttcccctccccccacgCCATCATGGCCGCCAGCCGCCGCCCCCGCACCTCCCGCGCCCGCTGCTGCACCATCGCCCGTGTGCACAAG GTGTGGGTGACCCTCCGGTGTCCCGGGGGCTCCCGCCGGCGCCTGCAGACCGTCTCGGCCGGCGCCTGCCGCTGCGACATGTGCCGCCTCTCCCGCtactga
- the ARL2 gene encoding ADP-ribosylation factor-like protein 2: MGLLTILKKMREKERELRLLVLGLDNAGKTTLLKRFNGEDVATISPTLGFNIKTLEHRGFKLNVWDVGGQSSLRSYWRNYFESTDGLVWVVDSSDRQRLQLCAHELRGLLREERLAGATLLVFANKQDLPGALPASAIREALELDTIRSHHWCIQGCSAFTGHNLLAGIDWLLDDIASRLCPAD; this comes from the exons ATGGGGCTGCTGACCATCCTCAAGAAGATGCGCGAGAAGGAGCGCGAGCTGCGGCTGCTCGTGCT GGGCCTGGACAACGCGGGGAAGACGACGCTGCTGAAGCGCTTCAACGGGGAGGACGTGGCCACCATCTCCCCCACCCTCGGCTTCAACATCAAGACCCTGGAGCACCGCGG GTTCAAGCTGAACGTGTGGGACGTGGGCGGTCAGAGCTCCCTGCGCTCCTATTGGCGCAACTACTTCGAGAGCACCGACGGCCTCGTCTGGGTGGTCGACAGCAGCGACCGGCAGCGCCTCCAGCTCTGCGCCCACGAGCTGCGCGGGCTCCTGCGCGAGGAG CGCCTGGCCGGGGCCACCCTCCTCGTCTTCGCCAACAAGCAGGACCTGCCCGGGGCCCTCCCGGCCAGCGCCATCCGTGAG gCCCTGGAGCTGGACACCATCCGGAGCCACCACTGGTGCATCCAGGGCTGCTCGGCTTTCACCGGCCACAACCTGCTGGCCGGCATCGACTGGCTGCTGGACGACATCGCCAGCCGCCTCTGCCCCGCCGACTGA
- the BAD gene encoding bcl2-associated agonist of cell death, which translates to MFSLEEFPEEPGSPPASPWGGSPPPSQPGTPTAEGRGRLGSEAGGGPGDPPGFRGRSRSAPPVLWAARRYGRQLRRMSDEFQLQVLPRPKSLGGAPPGREGGWRETLRAWWGARRPPRPAPPAPPP; encoded by the exons atgttcagcctggaggagttCCCGGAGgagcccggctccccccccgcctccccctgGGGGGGttcgcccccccccagccagcccgGCACCCCCACAGCAG AGGGGCGTGGCCGGCTGGGAtcggaggcgggggggggtcccggggacccccccggttTTCGGGGTCGCTCCCGTTCGGCCCCCCCCGTGCTCTGGGCCGCCCGACGCTACGGCCGCCAGCTGCGGCGGATGAGCGACGAGTTCCAGCTCCAG gtgCTGCCGCGCCCCAAGAGCCTGGGGGGGGCCCccccggggcgggagggggggtggCGGGAGACCCTACGGGCCTGGTGGGGGGCCCgacgccccccccgccccgctcccccggcccccccgccctga